AGCAAGCAGGGATTACCGTTAGTCATGGCGTGATGATGGCTGACGCTGAGAAGGTGAATGTCGGTTTTCTGAAACGCATGCGAACGGGTTTTCCTTACGTTCAGCTCAAAATGGCGGCGTCTTTGGATGGACGTACTGCGATGGCCTCGGGAGAAAGCCAGTGGATCACCTCGCCGCAGGCGCGGCAGGATGTACAGCGTTTTCGCGCGGAGAGCGCCGCGATTCTGAGCAGCAGTGCGACTGTATTGGCCGATGATCCTTCTCTCACCGTGCGGTGGTTAGAATTGGATGCTGATGTTCAGAAGCGCTATTCAGAAGCGGATCTCAGGCAGCCAGTTAGAGTGATTGTGGACAGCCAGCAGCGGGTCACGCCGCAACATCGTGTTGTTAACCAACCGGGTGAGACCTGGCTGGCACGCGTGCAGGCAGATGAACAAGCGTGGCCGCAGGGCGTTGAGCAAGTCATGCTACCGCAGCACAATGGCGGTGTTGATCTGGTGGCACTGATGATGGTGCTAGGGAGACGGCAGATTAACTCCGTCTGGGTTGAGGCCGGAGCGAGTTTGGCCGGGGCGTTGCTTAATGCGGGTGTCGTTGATGAACTGATTGTTTATCTTGCCCCCAAACTGTTGGGTGAAAATGCCCGTTCGCTGTGCCTCTTGCCAGGGCTAGATCAACTGTCTCAGGCACCGGAATTTGACCTCGCAGAGGTTCGCCAGATTGGTCCAGATTTGCGATTACGCCTGAGACCCAAATTCTGATACAGATGTAAATACGTGGCACAGGCCCGACAAAACCGGATACGTGCCAACAAAAATTATGATAGAATCCGCCCCCCTGCGGGCCATAAAGACCAGATACAAGGAAAGCTATGAACGTTATCGAAGGTGTTGTTGCTACTCCTGATGCCCGTGTGGCGATTGCGATTGCGCGTTTTAACCATTTTATTAACGACAGCCTGCTGGAAGGTGCGCTTGATGCATTGAAACGCATCGGTCAGGTTAAAGACGAAAACATCACCGTTGTGTGGGTGCCGGGTGCTTACGAACTGCCATTGACGGTTCGTGCGCTGACCAAAAGTGCGAAAAATGGCGGATATGATGCCGTGATTGCTCTGGGAACGGTCATCCGTGGTGGAACAGCGCATTTTGAATTTGTTGCTGGCGAATGTAGCTCTGGCTTGTCCTCCGTTGCGATGGACAGCGAAATCCCTGTCGCTTTCGGCGTTCTGACGACGGAAAGTATTGAACAGGCGATTGAGCGTGCTGGCACGAAGGCGGGGAACAAAGGTGCAGAAGCTGCCTTGACCGCGCTAGAAATGATTAATGTATTGAAAGCGATTAAGTAAGCCTGATTAAGTAAGGGGAATTCCGTGAAACCTGCTGCTCGTCGCCGCGCTCGTGAATGTGCGGTTCAAGCGCTTTACTCCTGGCAATTATCTAAAAATGATGTTGCCGATGTTGAACACCAATTCCTGAGTGAGCAGGATGTCAAAGATGTCGACATTACCTATTTCCGTGAATTGCTGACGGGTGTTGCCACTCAAGCTGAGAAGCTGGATCAATTGATGGCTCCTTTCCTGTCTCGCCAAATCGAGGAATTGGGACAGGTTGAAAAGGCGATCCTGCGTTTGGCGATGTTTGAGCTGAGCAAGCGCGAAGATGTTCCTTACAAGGTGGCGATTAACGAGGCCATCGAACTGGCTAAAACTTTCGGTGCCGAAGATAGCCATAAGTTTGTAAATGGCGTGCTGGACAAAGCGGCTCCGAGCGTACGGAAAGGCAAGAAGTAAAATGAATCGAGTCAGGGCCGGATATCCGGCCCTGGTTGCTTTTGAATGATAGGCTGGCTGGAAAGGTTATGGTTGAAGGTGAGTTTGACCTTATTGCCCGCTATTTTAATCGGGTGCGAAGTTCACGTCGCGATGTTGAGTTAGGCATCGGTGATGATTGCGCGTTACTGACAGTGGCAGATAAGCAGATGTTGGCAGTGAGTACCGACACGCTCGTATCTGGCGTTCATTTCTTACCTGATATCGATCCCGCCGATCTGGGCTACAAATCTCTGGCTGTTAATCTAAGCGATCTGGCTGCAATGGGCGCCGATCCTGCCTGGCTTTCTCTGGCTATTACTCTACCTAAAAGCAATAGCCAGTGGCTGTCTGCCTATAGCGACAGCTTGTTTGAACTGCTTGATTATTATGGCATGCAGTTGGTCGGCGGCGATACGACGCGTGGTCCATTGAGCCTGACGTTGACTATCCACGGTCTGGTGCCTGTGGGTCGGGCATTGACGCGCCGCGGGGCGAGAATTGGCGACTGGATTTATGTTACCGGTTCATTAGGCGATAGCGCTGCCGGTCTGGCTATCCTCCAGAACTCACTGCATGTTGATGATGAGAACACGC
The window above is part of the Pectobacterium araliae genome. Proteins encoded here:
- the thiL gene encoding thiamine-phosphate kinase produces the protein MVEGEFDLIARYFNRVRSSRRDVELGIGDDCALLTVADKQMLAVSTDTLVSGVHFLPDIDPADLGYKSLAVNLSDLAAMGADPAWLSLAITLPKSNSQWLSAYSDSLFELLDYYGMQLVGGDTTRGPLSLTLTIHGLVPVGRALTRRGARIGDWIYVTGSLGDSAAGLAILQNSLHVDDENTRQRLIQRHLRPQPRILQGQALRDLASSAIDLSDGLISDLQHILKASECGARIHLDAIPQSDGLRSCTDEEQALRWALSGGEDYELCFTVPEINRGALELALGHLGADYTCIGQIGPSSEGLRFFRDNKVTELSWKGYDHFSEQD
- the ribH gene encoding 6,7-dimethyl-8-ribityllumazine synthase; the encoded protein is MNVIEGVVATPDARVAIAIARFNHFINDSLLEGALDALKRIGQVKDENITVVWVPGAYELPLTVRALTKSAKNGGYDAVIALGTVIRGGTAHFEFVAGECSSGLSSVAMDSEIPVAFGVLTTESIEQAIERAGTKAGNKGAEAALTALEMINVLKAIK
- the ribD gene encoding bifunctional diaminohydroxyphosphoribosylaminopyrimidine deaminase/5-amino-6-(5-phosphoribosylamino)uracil reductase RibD, producing MSVFQENGQLPQDEFYMARALELARRGRFTTAPNPNVGCVIVRDGEIVGEGYHFRAGEPHAEVHALRMAGERARGATAYVTLEPCSHHGRTPPCADALITAGVSRVVAAMQDPNPQVAGRGLHRLQQAGITVSHGVMMADAEKVNVGFLKRMRTGFPYVQLKMAASLDGRTAMASGESQWITSPQARQDVQRFRAESAAILSSSATVLADDPSLTVRWLELDADVQKRYSEADLRQPVRVIVDSQQRVTPQHRVVNQPGETWLARVQADEQAWPQGVEQVMLPQHNGGVDLVALMMVLGRRQINSVWVEAGASLAGALLNAGVVDELIVYLAPKLLGENARSLCLLPGLDQLSQAPEFDLAEVRQIGPDLRLRLRPKF
- the nusB gene encoding transcription antitermination factor NusB — translated: MKPAARRRARECAVQALYSWQLSKNDVADVEHQFLSEQDVKDVDITYFRELLTGVATQAEKLDQLMAPFLSRQIEELGQVEKAILRLAMFELSKREDVPYKVAINEAIELAKTFGAEDSHKFVNGVLDKAAPSVRKGKK